One region of Primulina tabacum isolate GXHZ01 chromosome 1, ASM2559414v2, whole genome shotgun sequence genomic DNA includes:
- the LOC142548054 gene encoding transcription factor LHW-like — MGYLLKEALKTLCGVNQWSYAVFWKFGCQNPKLLIWEECYYDLDSNSNSRHPWIVSGNNNLEKVFQDFSNSWVSEENCNLPSGVQTQDTVHLLVNKMMMENHVNILGEGLVGRVAFTGNHQWILSENYCGEANLSEVVKEVCQQLSAGIKTIVVIPVLPHGVVQFGSYLLISENVGFITSVTSLVLQLGYIPGTLLSDNYASKELGQKIGVPVCLGNSTPRGPSFESNTINASSFVTDSLNYVVSSIPVIPSNTEIWRNQHASLYAPSSSLDLPSGSSSLVIQNMKTISSIGYGSDGNRIGNKNLASKFSSSSGHINMNLSKMESSFSVSVDNMMANSLHGYSSVNQLRHFDKKCAQSELFACNKEIGQNINQISDNTLPQQDKHLNMIHSGNYSKYDDPCSQPQSGDDLFDILGADFKNNMFRSCWSSCMSYESTPDKHISNNDNICSKSLASLEANGTSRGNSDSVILSIGADHLLDAVVSNVTTTVPQCTNDSVSCRTSLTNTGTSSAPNSSLLPYGLFDQVKGELFGVPKYLAKAGATSSCSLRTLSSKEEKETYSPSSSIYGSQISSWIEKGQNTKQDNSVAIGCSKKPSETCKTNRKRLKLGENQRPRPKDRQMIQDRVKELRELVPNGAKCSIDSLLERTIKHMLFLQSVTKHADKLKQTGESKLVGKDGNLLLKENFEGGATWAYEIGLQPMVCPIIVEDLNQPRQMLVEMLCEERGLFLEIADIIRGLGLTILKGVMETRNDKIWARFSVEANRDVTRMEIFISLVRLLEQSAKDVPQDKKMVQQFRQTPALSMSGI; from the exons ATGGGGTACTTGTTGAAAGAGGCTTTGAAGACTCTCTGTGGAGTCAACCAGTGGTCCTATGCCGTTTTCTGGAAGTTTGGTTGCCAAAACCCCAA GCTTTTAATTTGGGAAGAATGTTATTATGATTTGGATTCGAATTCGAATTCGAGACATCCATGGATTGTTTCGGGAAACAATAATCTGGAAAAAGTCTTCCAAGATTTCAGTAATTCTTGGGTTTCAGAAGAAAATTGCAATTTGCCTTCTGGTGTCCAAACACAGGACACAGTTCATTTGCTAGTAAACAAGATGATGATGGAAAATCATGTTAATATTTTAGGAGAAGG ATTAGTTGGAAGAGTTGCATTTACTGGTAACCATCAGTGGATACTATCTGAGAATTATTGTGGAGAGGCCAATCTATCGGAG GTTGTGAAAGAGGTGTGCCAACAATTATCAGCTGGCATTAAG ACGATTGTCGTCATTCCCGTTCTTCCTCATGGTGTTGTTCAGTTTGGATCCTACTTGTTG ATATCGGAGAACGTGGGCTTTATTACCAGTGTAACGTCATTAGTACTTCAGCTGGGATACATACCTGGTACCTTACTGTCTGATAATTATGCATCAAAAGAACTTGGCCAAAAAATTGGGGTTCCGGTATGCCTTGGAAATTCTACTCCTCGTGGCCCGTCTTTTGAATCAAATACAATCAATGCCTCTTCTTTCGTTACTGACAGCCTAAACTATGTTGTTAGCTCGATTCCGGTTATCCCCTCGAATACAGAAATATGGAGGAACCAACATGCTTCTCTTTATGCACCAAGTTCTTCTCTTGATTTACCTTCTGGCAGTTCATCTTTAGTTATTCAAAATATGAAAACTATATCATCAATAGGTTATGGTTCAGATGGAAACAGGATTGGTAATAAAAATCTTGCTTCCAAGTTTTCATCTTCAAGTGGGCATATAAATATGAATTTGTCTAAAATGGAGTCATCTTTCTCTGTTTCCGTTGACAATATGATGGCAAATTCCTTACATGGTTATAGCTCTGTGAACCAACTTCGTCACTTCGACAAGAAGTGTGCACAAAGTGAGTTATTTGCTTGTAACAAAGAAATTGGACAAAACATAAATCAAATCAGTGATAATACACTGCCTCAGCAGGATAAGCATCTGAATATGATTCATTCTGGGAATTACTCCAAGTACGATGATCCATGCTCTCAACCCCAATCAGGAGACGATTTGTTTGATATATTGGGTGCTGACTTTAAGAATAATATGTTCCGTAGTTGCTGGAGTAGCTGTATGAGTTACGAATCAACCCCAGATAAGCATATATCCAATAACGATAATATTTGTTCTAAGAGTTTGGCTTCTTTGGAAGCAAATGGTACTAGCCGAGGAAACTCGGATAGTGTGATTCTCTCGATTGGCGCTGACCATCTCTTGGATGCCGTTGTCTCTAATGTTACCACTACTGTGCCACAGTGCACAAATGACAGTGTTTCTTGCAGGACATCATTGACAAACACAGGCACCTCTTCTGCACCAAATAGTTCACTTCTCCCGTATGGGCTGTTTGACCAGGTGAAGGGAGAACTATttggtgttccaaaatatttggcAAAGGCAGGAGCAACGAGTTCTTGTTCATTGAGAACCTTGTCTTCCAAGGAAGAGAAGGAGACATATTCCCCGAGTAGTTCAATTTATGGATCGCAAATAAGTTCCTGGATTGAAAAGGGTCAAAACACAAAACAGGATAATAGTGTGGCTATTGGATGTTCCAAGAAACCAAGTGAAACTTGCAAAACAAATCGTAAGAGGCTTAAACTGGGAGAAAACCAAAGACCTAGGCCAAAAGATCGCCAAATGATCCAAGATCGTGTCAAGGAGTTGAGGGAGCTTGTCCCAAATGGTGCAAAG TGCAGCATTGATTCTCTTCTGGAACGGACCATCAAACACATGCTTTTCTTGCAAAGTGTCACCAAGCATGCGGATAAGCTAAAGCAAACTGGAGAATCCAAG TTAGTTGGCAAGGATGGAAATTTGCTTCTGAAAGAAAACTTTGAAGGAGGAGCGACATGGGCCTATGAAATAGGCTTGCAACCCATGGTCTGTCCTATTATAGTCGAGGATCTAAATCAACCCCGTCAAATGCTCGTGGAG ATGCTATGTGAAGAAAGAGGTTTATTTTTGGAAATAGCTGATATAATCAGAGGACTTGGATTAACCATTTTGAAAGGGGTCATGGAAACTCGTAATGACAAGATTTGGGCTCGGTTTTCTGTTGAG GCTAACAGGGACGTCACGAGGATGGAAATCTTTATCTCATTAGTCCGCCTGCTGGAGCAAAGTGCGAAAGATGTCCCACAAGACAAGAAAATGGTCCAACAATTTCGTCAAACCCCCGCGCTTTCAATGTCTGGTATATAA
- the LOC142519472 gene encoding aluminum-activated malate transporter 2-like: MTMMEMEPENTEKVSVFLSGWLWIKGIVAKMMAKIDEIAKQTEKMAKDDPRKLIHSLKVGITLTLVSLFYYFQPLYSNFGVSAMWAVMTVVVVFEFSVGATLGKGLNRGVATLVAGVLGIGANHLAVVSGKTGQPILIGLFVFLQAVLSTFIRFFPKVKARYDYGMLIFILTFSMVSISGLRTNEILELVQKRLSTVLIGAATCVVVSILVCPVWAGEDLHVLVAENIDKLGNLLEGISDECFKTSEGGDSKTDQRSNLVSLNSVLDSKSNLENLANFAKWEPCHGGFMYRHPWKQYLKIGNLTRQCACRVEALNGYINSRTQGPEGIVGIVQESFSRMSSESGKVLKELASSIETMTKPPFPNPALANLKIDTKNLKSLLKSKLLEDTNLLQIMPVAAVATLLIDTVIYVENITEAVTELSSLAKFKCKDANGIPGESAMKNSKNPKQFATGDISCVRIDVDEAGPMK; encoded by the exons ATGACGATGATGGAAATGGAGCCTGAAAATACAGAAAAAGTGAGTGTCTTTTTGAGTGGATGGTTGTGGATTAAAGGAATTGTAGCAAAGATGATGGCAAAAATTGATGAAATTGCAAAGCAAACGGAAAAGATGGCGAAAGATGATCCTAGAAAATTGATACACTCGCTAAAAGTTGGGATCACACTAACATTAGTCTCATTGTTTTACTACTTTCAGCCTTTGTACAGCAACTTTGGTGTATCTGCAATGTGGGCTGTGATGACTGTGGTGGTCGTATTCGAGTTCTCTGTCG GTGCAACGCTAGGAAAAGGACTAAACCGAGGAGTTGCAACGCTGGTAGCCGGTGTTCTAGGCATTGGAGCAAATCACTTGGCAGTTGTAAGTGGAAAAACAGGCCAACCGATCTTGATTGGGCTATTTGTCTTCCTACAAG CTGTGTTGTCTACGTTTATACGATTCTTTCCCAAAGTGAAAGCTCGATATGATTATGGGATGCTGATATTCATCTTGacattttctatggtttctataTCCGGTTTGCGGACCAACGAAATACTTGAACTGGTGCAAAAGAGGCTATCCACTGTACTTATCGGTGCAGCTACATGTGTAGTGGTATCCATTTTGGTGTGCCCCGTCTGGGCCGGTGAAGATCTTCACGTGCTGGTTGCTGAAAACATCGACAAGCTCGGAAATTTATTGGAAG GTATTTCTGATGAGTGTTTCAAAACATCAGAAGGGGGAGATTCAAAGACTGATCAAAGGTCAAATCTTGTTAGCTTAAACAGTGTTCTTGATTCAAAAAGCAATTTAGAGAACTTG GCAAATTTTGCGAAATGGGAACCATGCCATGGCGGATTCATGTACCGGCATCCGTGGAAACAATACTTAAAGATCGGAAACTTGACAAGGCAGTGTGCCTGCAGAGTTGAAGCCCTTAATGGCTACATAAACTCCAGAActcag GGGCCAGAAGGCATCGTGGGGATAGTACAAGAATCATTTTCAAGAATGAGTTCAGAATCTGGAAAAGTACTAAAAGAACTAGCATCGAGCATTGAGACAATGACTAAACCGCCCTTCCCTAATCCTGCCCTGGCGAACCTAAAAATAGACACCAAGAACCTGAAATCTTTGTTGAAATCTAAACTGTTGGAAGACACCAACCTTCTGCAAATAATGCCTGTTGCCGCAGTTGCAACGCTGCTGATTGACACCGTAATTTACGTGGAAAACATCACAGAAGCCGTTACCGAGCTGAGTTCTCTTGCCAAGTTCAAATGCAAGGATGCAAATGGAATTCCAGGTGAATCAGCGATGAAGAACAGCAAGAATCCTAAACAATTTGCCACGGGTGACATTTCATGTGTTAGAATTGACGTTGACGAAGCTGGTCCGATGAAGTAA
- the LOC142548063 gene encoding receptor protein kinase TMK1-like — MDVAPRKLMHVVRILFICILGVVHCITDQNDFKILDDFRNGLENPELLKWPDGGNDPCDPPSWPHVFCSNGRITQIQVQGLGLKGPLPQNFNQLDMLMNVGLQRNNFNGKLPSFSGLSNLQFAYLDFNEFDTIPADFFQGLSSIRVLAADYNPFNRSSGWSIPSELAECSQLASFSCSSCNIVGPVPEFFGKFPSLTSLRLSGNRLTGVLPSSFRDSMVQVLWLNNQDGGGMSGPMDVVSTMVGLTQLWLHGNQFTGSIPDNIGDLTFLRQLNLNGNRLVGLIPQSLANMHLQVLDLNNNMLMGSIPKFKSENVSYESNSFCQSDPGEPCAPEVNALLDFLQDLSYPEKLASDWIGNDPCRGPWWGISCDSRNEVAVINLKNLGLNGTLGPSLANLPSLLEIHLEGNNLHGIIPTNLTLLRSLRLLNVRGNNFKPPLPRFRDDVNVIIDANPKLTVNGPEQSPSPDTAPPMPPSPNDGHEPPPNNPSIDLHPASDGRGKRTYAPTAVTEKSRPENGTKSRVLVKVAAAAGSTILIFLAVLLSVYCLCRQQGIIKSPGGVVIHPKDSSDPSKTLKIAVADSSSSDTRTGGSTESGTIDRLDDTQVLEAGNLVISFQVLRKVTNNFAPENELGRGGFGAVYKGELEDGTKLAVKRMEAMAVSNKAVNEFQVEIAVLSNVRHRHLVSLLGYSSEGNERVLVYEYMSQGALSRHLFRWRSLNLQPLSWARRLSIALDVARGVEYLHSLAHQSFIHRDLKSANILLDDDFRAKVSDFGLVKLAPDKERSVATRLAGTFGYLAPEYAVTGKITTKVDIFSFGVVLMELLTGLVALDENRSEENRYLAEWFCQIKSNKDMLIASIDPSLDAKEEIYDSIYIIAELAGHCTGREANHRPDMGHIVNVLARLVEKWKPYENMDHCSGIDMTLPLPQMLKGWQEADTQDFSGTCSQDSKGSIPAKPSGFADSFTSADAR, encoded by the exons ATGGATGTTGCTCCAAGAAAACTGATGCACGTTGTTAGGATTCTTTTCATTTGTATTTTGGGAGTTGTTCATTGTATTACCGACCAAAATGACTTCAAGATTTTGGATGATTTCAGAAATGGGTTAGAAAATCCAGAGCTTTTGAAATGGCCTGATGGGGGAAATGACCCCTGTGACCCTCCTTCTTGGCCACATGTGTTCTGTTCTAATGGCAGAATCACTCAAATCCAGGTTCAGGGCCTTGGACTAAAGGGTCCTTTGCCACAGAATTTTAATCAATTAGATATGCTGATGAATGTTGGCCTTCAGAGAAACAACTTTAATGGAAAGCTCCCGTCTTTCAGTGGATTATCCAATTTACAATTCGCATACTTGGATTTTAATGAATTCGACACGATCCCTGCAGATTTTTTTCAAGGTCTAAGCAGTATTCGTGTTTTGGCAGCTGATTATAATCCCTTTAATCGGAGTTCGGGGTGGAGTATACCCAGTGAGCTAGCGGAGTGTTCCCAGTTGGCTAGTTTTTCTTGCTCGAGTTGCAACATTGTCGGACCGGTGCCCGAGTTTTTCGGGAAGTTTCCGTCTCTCACTTCGTTGAGATTGTCGGGCAACAGGCTCACCGGTGTTTTACCCAGCAGCTTTCGTGACTCCATGGTGCAGGTTTTGTGGTTGAATAATCAAGATGGGGGTGGTATGAGTGGCCCTATGGATGTAGTTTCAACCATGGTTGGATTAACTCAATTATGGCTCCATGGTAATCAATTTACGGGTTCGATTCCAGATAATATTGGGGATTTAACTTTTTTGAGACAGCTCAACCTCAATGGGAATCGGCTCGTTGGCTTGATTCCCCAAAGCTTGGCCAATATGCATCTTCAAGTATTGGATTTGAACAATAACATGTTAATGGGTTCGATACCAAAGTTCAAATCTGAAAATGTTTCTTACGAGTCAAATTCGTTTTGCCAATCTGATCCTGGTGAGCCATGTGCTCCTGAAGTGAATGCTCTTTTAGATTTTCTTCAAGATTTGAGTTACCCGGAAAAACTTGCTTCTGATTGGATTGGTAATGACCCGTGTAGAGGACCTTGGTGGGGGATAAGTTGTGACTCGAGGAACGAGGTTGCGGTCATAAATTTGAAGAATCTTGGGCTTAATGGTACACTTGGTCCTTCACTTGCGAATCTACCATCATTACTTGAAATTCATTTAGAAGGCAACAATCTACACGGTATCATTCCTACAAATCTTACCCTTTTGAGATCTTTGAGATTGTTGAACGTACGTGGGAACAATTTCAAGCCACCACTGCCAAGATTCCGTGACGATGTGAATGTCATAATTGATGCTAATCCGAAATTAACAGTTAATGGACCTGAACAATCCCCCTCACCGGATACTGCACCACCAATGCCGCCTTCTCCAAATGATGGCCATGAACCACCACCGAACAATCCTTCAATAGATCTTCACCCAGCGTCAGATGGTAGAGGTAAAAGGACTTATGCACCTACTGCTGTCACAGAGAAGTCAAGACCAGAAAATGGGACCAAATCTCGAGTTTTGGTCAAAGTGGCTGCAGCCGCGGGTTCtacaattttgatttttcttgcGGTATTACTGTCTGTCTACTGCCTATGTCGCCAACAAGGGATTATAAAATCACCTGGTGGTGTTGTGATCCATCCAAAAGATTCATCAGATCCCAGTAAAACATTAAAAATCGCAGTAGCGGATAGCTCATCCTCGGATACTCGAACTGGTGGCAGTACCGAGAGTGGGACGATTGACAGGTTGGATGATACTCAGGTTCTTGAGGCGGGGAACTTGGTAATATCTTTTCAGGTCCTACGTAAAGTGACCAATAATTTTGCGCCAGAAAACGAGCTGGGACGTGGAGGTTTTGGAGCAGTTTACAAGGGTGAACTTGAAGATGGAACAAAATTAGCCGTTAAAAGAATGGAAGCTATGGCAGTTAGTAACAAAGCAGTGAATGAATTTCAAGTTGAAATTGCTGTGCTTTCTAATGTTCGCCACCGTCACTTGGTATCCCTTTTAGGATACTCGTCTGAAGGAAACGAGAGGGTTCTGGTTTATGAATATATGTCTCAAGGGGCTCTGAGCAGACATCTTTTCCGGTGGAGGAGTCTAAATTTACAGCCTTTATCTTGGGCAAGAAGGCTCAGTATCGCTCTTGATGTAGCCAGAGGAGTCGAATATCTCCATTCTTTGGCGCACCAAAGCTTTATACACCGTGATTTGAAATCGGCAAACATTCTTCTTGATGACGATTTTCGGGCTAAAGTGTCCGATTTTGGATTGGTAAAGTTGGCTCCCGATAAAGAGAGATCTGTTGCTACTAGACTGGCTGGAACTTTTGGATATCTTGCACCTGAATATGCTG TGACGGGAAAAATAACCACAAAGGTCGATATCTTCAGCTTCGGAGTAGTACTAATGGAGCTCTTGACTGGGTTAGTTGCACTTGATGAAAATCGTTCAGAGGAAAACAGATACTTGGCTGAGTGGTTTTGCCAGATTAAATCTAACAAAGATATGCTCATTGCCTCGATCGACCCTTCTCTTGAtgcaaaagaagaaatttacgATAGCATTTACATCATAGCCGAATTGGCAGGACATTGCACTGGACGTGAGGCAAACCATCGCCCAGATATGGGACACATCGTGAATGTGCTAGCTCGGTTGGTCGAGAAATGGAAACCGTACGAAAATATGGATCATTGTTCTGGCATTGACATGACGTTGCCTCTTCCACAGATGTTGAAGGGCTGGCAGGAAGCGGATACCCAAGATTTTAGTGGCACTTGTAGCCAGGACAGCAAAGGAAGCATACCGGCTAAGCCATCAGGATTTGCTGATTCATTTACCTCTGCTGATGCTCGGTGA